The Bacillus pseudomycoides genome contains a region encoding:
- a CDS encoding ABC transporter ATP-binding protein has protein sequence MGTYIVETEDLTKTYGAVNSVSQLQMKVGKGEIYGFLGPNGAGKTTTIRMLLGLIKPTAGNIKVFNRDLKTNQIDILREVGSLVESPSYYGHLTGHENLEVIRQMLQVPKKNIDEVLRIVRLEKQKDKLVKQYSLGMKQRLGIAMALLGNPKLLILDEPTNGLDPAGIQEIRELIKQLPKQYDMTVVISSHLLNEMDQIATQVGIINSGQLIFQDKMEVLRKKSQASMKIRVNDVVKAHQILEQHHIHLGLEGDCLVTRQQEDHLISQINYLLVQQNISVYRIEEEKHTLEEIFLSLTEKGGVL, from the coding sequence ATGGGAACATATATCGTTGAGACTGAAGATTTGACAAAGACATATGGAGCTGTAAATAGTGTGAGTCAATTACAAATGAAAGTTGGTAAAGGTGAAATTTATGGATTTCTAGGACCAAATGGGGCTGGGAAAACAACGACAATTAGAATGTTACTGGGATTAATAAAACCAACTGCAGGTAATATTAAAGTATTCAATCGAGATTTGAAAACAAATCAAATAGATATTTTAAGAGAAGTTGGTTCTCTTGTTGAATCACCATCTTATTATGGACATTTAACAGGTCATGAAAACCTAGAAGTAATTCGGCAAATGTTACAAGTACCAAAAAAGAATATTGATGAGGTATTGCGTATTGTCCGATTAGAGAAACAAAAAGATAAACTAGTTAAACAGTACTCACTTGGAATGAAGCAACGCCTTGGCATAGCAATGGCACTACTTGGAAATCCCAAATTGTTAATTTTAGATGAACCCACAAACGGATTAGACCCTGCCGGGATTCAAGAAATTCGTGAACTCATCAAACAACTGCCAAAGCAATATGATATGACAGTTGTTATTTCTAGTCATTTGTTAAATGAGATGGATCAAATTGCAACACAAGTAGGCATTATTAATAGTGGGCAGCTTATTTTTCAAGACAAAATGGAAGTGTTACGCAAAAAAAGTCAAGCATCAATGAAAATACGTGTAAATGATGTAGTAAAGGCACATCAAATTTTAGAACAGCATCATATTCATCTTGGACTTGAAGGTGATTGTCTTGTTACGCGTCAACAAGAAGATCACCTTATTTCTCAAATAAATTATTTATTAGTACAGCAGAATATATCAGTGTATCGAATTGAAGAAGAGAAGCATACGTTGGAGGAAATATTTCTAAGCTTAACAGAAAAAGGTGGTGTTTTATAA
- a CDS encoding ABC transporter permease produces the protein MLLSSFRCELLKLKRSKIWIVMTFIPLICIVLGLINFEVNYDVLMKVSTNEWEKAWTQVGLIYGLFLFPVVVSIYCAFVCRFEHSEGNWKKIISLPIPFQYVYMAKLLVIFMLTLLTQIFFLIAYIVIGKLLGITSPIPWISLLNWSFNGWIGTFSIAALQLFLSSSIKSFAVPVGMSFGFTCIGMIFHYLNIGYIWPFAQPGLAMDPIHLEGLQTSFQFSSFYVLSCLFVIIFTFVGVRRFTIKDII, from the coding sequence ATGTTATTAAGCTCATTTCGATGCGAATTATTAAAATTAAAACGTTCAAAAATATGGATTGTAATGACATTCATTCCGCTTATTTGTATTGTGCTTGGACTCATAAATTTTGAAGTAAACTACGATGTCTTAATGAAAGTCTCAACAAATGAGTGGGAGAAAGCTTGGACACAAGTTGGATTAATTTATGGATTATTTTTATTTCCTGTCGTAGTAAGTATTTATTGTGCATTTGTATGCCGCTTTGAACATAGTGAGGGAAATTGGAAAAAAATCATCTCTTTACCAATTCCATTTCAATATGTGTACATGGCAAAGTTATTAGTAATATTTATGTTAACTTTATTGACACAAATATTTTTTTTAATTGCTTATATCGTAATTGGTAAGCTACTAGGTATTACAAGTCCTATTCCTTGGATTTCATTATTAAATTGGTCATTTAATGGATGGATTGGTACATTTTCAATTGCTGCACTACAATTATTCCTCTCATCTTCTATAAAAAGTTTTGCTGTTCCCGTTGGAATGAGTTTTGGTTTTACATGTATAGGAATGATATTTCATTACTTAAATATCGGGTATATATGGCCATTTGCGCAACCAGGATTAGCAATGGACCCTATTCACCTAGAAGGATTGCAGACTTCCTTTCAGTTTAGTAGCTTTTATGTGTTAAGTTGCTTATTTGTTATTATATTTACTTTTGTTGGAGTTCGAAGATTTACAATAAAAGATATTATATGA
- a CDS encoding PadR family transcriptional regulator, with the protein MENLTEMLKGSLEGCVLEIISRHETYGYEITRRLNELGFTEVVEGTVYTILVRLEKKKLVNIEKKPSDMGPPRKFYSLNKAGRQELELFWRKWDFVSSKINVLKSI; encoded by the coding sequence ATGGAAAATTTAACTGAAATGCTGAAGGGTTCGCTGGAAGGCTGCGTGCTGGAAATCATCAGCCGCCATGAAACCTATGGCTACGAGATTACCCGACGCCTGAACGAACTTGGGTTTACCGAAGTCGTGGAAGGGACGGTCTATACCATCCTTGTGCGATTAGAAAAGAAAAAACTTGTGAATATAGAAAAGAAACCGTCAGATATGGGGCCGCCTCGCAAGTTTTACTCACTTAATAAGGCTGGCCGCCAGGAACTTGAATTATTTTGGAGAAAATGGGATTTTGTATCATCAAAAATCAACGTCTTGAAGTCAATCTAG
- a CDS encoding DUF1048 domain-containing protein: MLEMFKKMIGDKKEYKMMMARVEALPEDYQFVFKKIQNYMWNFSAGNGMDMLHIQYELIELFEAGAAEGRQVLEITGDDVASFADELVANAKTYVAKYRENLNQSIIKRLGKK; the protein is encoded by the coding sequence ATGTTGGAAATGTTCAAAAAAATGATTGGTGATAAAAAAGAGTACAAAATGATGATGGCACGGGTTGAAGCCCTTCCAGAGGACTACCAGTTTGTATTTAAGAAAATTCAAAACTACATGTGGAATTTCTCAGCGGGCAACGGGATGGATATGCTGCACATACAGTATGAATTAATCGAGTTGTTCGAAGCCGGTGCGGCGGAAGGCAGACAAGTGCTGGAAATCACTGGGGACGACGTGGCGTCCTTTGCCGACGAACTAGTGGCAAACGCTAAAACCTATGTCGCCAAGTATCGTGAAAATTTGAATCAGAGTATCATAAAACGATTGGGAAAAAAGTAA
- a CDS encoding ABC transporter permease, whose protein sequence is MIAALRSELLKLKRKKLFLVVFLIQSLALLWLFAIVSQEKKEFLNWESLLSRISMINALFLPIMIATITSRIIDFENKGNTWKLLCAIPTSRQLVYITKIIFSLFFLVYAGVISISVIILIGKIFNFDSGIPVILLLKYGCFTIIGCIPMVILQLWISLVVKNQVFALTAGVIGSFLGYCGQMFPWKIWIIWTYSSLTNPISLAFSNGKIVYFPNQEVMMNLLLSLGVSLLFIVLSTVHFAHKDIH, encoded by the coding sequence ATGATTGCTGCCTTAAGAAGTGAATTATTGAAATTAAAAAGAAAGAAATTATTTTTAGTGGTATTTTTGATACAGTCTTTAGCATTACTTTGGTTATTTGCTATTGTGTCACAAGAAAAAAAGGAATTTCTAAATTGGGAGTCGCTTCTTTCAAGAATAAGTATGATAAATGCATTATTTTTACCTATAATGATTGCGACAATTACATCTCGAATAATTGATTTTGAAAATAAGGGGAATACCTGGAAGCTATTGTGTGCAATTCCCACATCTAGGCAGCTAGTATATATAACCAAAATAATCTTTAGTCTCTTTTTTCTTGTATACGCAGGTGTAATTTCTATTTCTGTAATTATATTAATAGGAAAAATCTTTAATTTTGATAGTGGAATTCCGGTGATATTATTACTGAAATATGGTTGTTTTACCATTATAGGATGTATTCCTATGGTTATTTTGCAACTTTGGATATCTTTGGTAGTGAAAAATCAAGTATTTGCTTTAACGGCAGGTGTAATCGGCTCATTTCTTGGGTATTGTGGGCAGATGTTTCCTTGGAAAATATGGATAATTTGGACCTATTCATCTCTGACAAATCCAATTTCTTTGGCGTTTTCCAATGGAAAAATAGTGTATTTCCCAAACCAAGAGGTCATGATGAATCTTTTGTTAAGTTTAGGAGTTAGTTTATTATTTATCGTTCTTAGCACTGTTCATTTTGCGCACAAAGATATTCATTAG
- a CDS encoding nitrous oxide-stimulated promoter family protein: MNRIEREEKTISIMIDMYCKNEHEQDTICEECQKLKEYAYFRLSKCPFQEKKPACQNCKIHCYKPDMKDFVKDVMKKSGPKMILKHPYFAVMHVVDTMKKAPDLPKRKKN; encoded by the coding sequence ATGAATCGAATTGAACGTGAAGAGAAAACAATTAGCATTATGATTGATATGTATTGTAAAAACGAACATGAACAAGATACTATATGTGAAGAATGTCAGAAGTTAAAAGAGTATGCTTATTTTCGTTTATCAAAATGTCCATTTCAAGAGAAGAAGCCAGCATGTCAAAATTGCAAAATTCATTGTTATAAACCAGATATGAAAGATTTTGTTAAGGATGTTATGAAGAAGAGCGGACCGAAAATGATTTTAAAACATCCATATTTCGCGGTCATGCATGTTGTTGACACAATGAAGAAGGCTCCTGACTTACCGAAAAGAAAAAAGAACTAA
- a CDS encoding sensor histidine kinase KdpD, with amino-acid sequence MKWKVTRLYIASLIGLIMFILIVQFFAFSYLVFTYNYEGMDNPERSVLAFQKEITVENENISITNKGKKFLKEHGAWLQVLNHNSDEVFQMYKPKNTPTHYTPSDLILRYKYDIGNYTTFVGKLDKSTQVESYIVAFPSDKALRKSVYLNFNNLSSFYPYGILMLIGVTVVCILLFAYIVARYMSKPVVMIIEHINKLKQGQYKQVPEEKGIYAEVYTNLNQLSHQLKDINVQRKRLDTMRAEWIINISHDLKTPLSSIKGYSEVIGNREYKITAQEMYKYAEVIQSKSIYIEKLIDDLKLTYQLKNALLPIHKTTVDIVNLTRETIIEFMNMPYYENRLIEFECPQEELIIKADQGLIQRVTVNLLNNALIHTDVKTLIQVRIKQTSGYAIVTIEDNGDGINKNDLPHIFDRYFRGTNTDPKSGSGLGMAIVKEIIVAHGGEIAVESTKGNGTKITFQLPLEN; translated from the coding sequence ATGAAGTGGAAGGTCACGAGACTATATATTGCATCATTAATAGGATTAATTATGTTTATCCTAATCGTTCAATTTTTTGCTTTTAGTTATTTAGTATTTACTTATAACTATGAGGGAATGGACAATCCAGAACGCTCAGTATTAGCTTTTCAAAAAGAAATCACAGTAGAAAATGAAAATATTTCTATAACAAATAAAGGGAAAAAATTTTTAAAAGAACATGGGGCATGGTTACAAGTATTAAATCATAATAGTGATGAAGTATTTCAAATGTATAAGCCTAAAAATACACCAACTCACTATACTCCTAGCGATTTGATTTTACGCTATAAGTACGATATTGGGAATTATACAACGTTTGTGGGTAAGTTAGATAAAAGTACACAAGTAGAAAGTTACATTGTCGCTTTCCCGTCAGACAAAGCATTGCGAAAATCTGTCTATTTGAATTTCAATAATTTATCTAGCTTCTATCCATATGGGATTTTAATGTTAATAGGAGTAACAGTAGTTTGTATTTTATTATTTGCTTACATTGTGGCAAGGTATATGTCAAAACCTGTTGTCATGATAATTGAACATATTAATAAATTAAAACAAGGACAATATAAACAAGTACCGGAGGAAAAGGGAATCTATGCAGAGGTGTATACAAATCTGAATCAGTTATCACATCAACTAAAGGATATTAACGTTCAAAGAAAAAGACTAGATACGATGCGAGCAGAATGGATTATAAACATCTCTCATGATTTAAAGACACCGCTTTCTTCTATTAAAGGCTATAGTGAAGTTATAGGGAATCGGGAGTATAAAATTACTGCACAAGAAATGTACAAATATGCAGAAGTAATTCAAAGTAAATCAATTTATATTGAAAAATTGATTGATGATTTAAAACTTACATATCAATTGAAGAATGCGTTGTTACCTATCCATAAAACTACAGTAGATATTGTGAATCTCACCCGAGAAACAATTATTGAATTCATGAATATGCCTTATTATGAGAATCGATTAATTGAATTTGAATGCCCTCAGGAAGAACTAATTATAAAAGCAGATCAGGGATTAATTCAACGTGTCACAGTAAACTTATTGAATAATGCGCTCATTCATACTGATGTTAAAACATTAATACAAGTTCGTATAAAACAAACATCCGGATACGCCATAGTTACGATTGAGGACAATGGTGACGGAATAAATAAAAATGATTTACCACATATTTTTGATCGATACTTCCGTGGTACAAATACAGATCCAAAAAGTGGTTCAGGTTTAGGAATGGCAATTGTAAAGGAAATCATCGTAGCTCACGGTGGAGAAATTGCAGTAGAAAGCACCAAAGGAAACGGTACTAAAATTACATTTCAGCTTCCGTTAGAAAATTAA